The proteins below come from a single Aegilops tauschii subsp. strangulata cultivar AL8/78 chromosome 6, Aet v6.0, whole genome shotgun sequence genomic window:
- the LOC141026221 gene encoding uncharacterized protein, with protein sequence MDSGDEFFFHHFLCSSDDSSSDDEDLVVAALVVHDHIQRQLPRYRGSLPGHAPNLNRNRERGHALLYADYFANTPLFKPDKFRRRFRMARHVFNHIREGVVAHDPYFECKTDALGKLGFSSYQKCTAAIRMLAYGIPGDLVDEYVRMSETTCLMSMYKFCQAVIEVFGPVYLRQPTAADTERLLVTNAARGFPGMLGSIDCMHWEWKNCPFAWQGQYKGHVNACAVILEAVASQDLWIWHSFFGMAGSHNDIKCCSVLQSSQGLQKATPHLSTLRSTATSTTRDII encoded by the coding sequence ATGGACAGTGGAGACGAGTTTTTCTTCCATCACTTCCTTTGTTCATCGGACGATTCGTCGTCCGATGATGAAGATCTTGTGGTGGCTGCACTGGTCGTTCATGACCATATTCAACGGCAGCTTCCTCGGTACAGGGGGTCACTCCCTGGCCATGCTCCCAACCTGAACCGCAACAGGGAGAGAGGCCACGCCCTGCTCTATGCCGATTACTTTGCCAACACCCCGCTCTTCAAGCCGGATAAATTTCGTCGCCGTTTTCGTATGGCAAGGCATGTGTTCAATCATATCCGAGAGGGAGTGGTTGCTCATGACCCATACTTCGAGTGCAAGACGGATGCCCTTGGCAAGCTTGGATTCTCCTCTTACCAGAAATGCACCGCGGCCATCCGCATGCTTGCATATGGAATTCCAGGCGATCTGGTGGATGAGTATGTGCGTATGAGTGAGACAACATGTCTGATGTCAATGTACAAGTTTTGCCAGGCTGTGATCGAGGTGTTTGGCCCAGTGTACTTGAGGCAGCCAACTGCCGCTGATACAGAGAGATTGTTGGTGACCAACGCAGCTAGAGGCTTTCCAGGCATGCTAGGCAGCATAGATTgtatgcactgggagtggaagaactgtccatttgcttggcagggccaGTACAAGGGGCATGTCAACGCGTGCGCTGTCATATTAGAAGCGGTGGCTTCGCAGGATCTTTGGATATGGCATTCTTTCTTCGGCATGGCAGGTTCTCACAATGATATCAAGTGCTGCAGCGTTCTCCAGTCTTCGCAAGGCTTGCAGAAGGCCACTCCCCACCTGTCAACTTTGAGATCAACGGCCACCAGTACAACAAGGGATATTATCTAG
- the LOC109742877 gene encoding phosphoenolpyruvate carboxylase kinase 2: MVYGGEEALRRQYSIGDEIGHGRFGTVRRCHSNATGEALALKTTPKAPLRDALDLALAEQEPKLHLLASSPPCSPHLVALHAAFDDADAVHLVVDLCAGGDLLSLLSARGGRLPEREAAGLAAQLASALAACHRRGVAHRDVKPDNLLFDAATGALKLADFGSAEWFGDGRRMSGIVGTPYYVAPEVVAGREYGEKVDVWSAGVVLYMTLSGSVPFYGATAPEIFEAVLRGNVRFPPRAFAGVSPEAKDLMRRMLCKDVSRRFSAEQVLRHPWIASCGGDAVAG; encoded by the exons ATGGTTTACGGCGGAGAGGAGGCGCTGAGGCGGCAGTACTCCATCGGCGACGAGATCGGGCACGGCCGGTTCGGGACCGTCCGCCGGTGCCACTCCAACGCCACGGGGGAGGCGCTGGCGTTGAAGACCACGCCCAAGGCGCCGCTGCGTGACGCGCTCGACCTCGCCCTCGCGGAGCAGGAGCCCAAGCTGCACCTCCTCGCCTCCTCCCCGCCCTGCAGCCCGCACCTGGTCGCGCTCCACGCCGCCttcgacgacgccgacgccgtcCACCTCGTCGTCGACCTCTGCGCCGGCGGGGACCTCCTCTCGCTCCTCTCCGCCCGCGGCGGCCGCCTCCCCGAGCGCGAGGCGGCGGGGCTCGCCGCGCAGCTCGCCTCCGCGCTCGCCGCCTGCCACCGCCGCGGGGTCGCGCACCGCGACGTCAAGCCCGACAACCTGCTCTTCGACGCCGCCACCGGCGCGCTAAAGCTCGCCGACTTCGGCTCCGCCGAGTGGTTCGGGGACGGGCGCCGCATGTCCGGGATCGTCGGCACGCCCTACTACGTCGCCCCCGAGGTGGTCGCCGGCAGGGAGTACGGCGAGAAGGTGGACGTGTGGAGCGCCGGGGTCGTGCTCTACATGACGCTGTCGGGGTCCGTGCCGTTCTACGGCGCCACAGCACCGGAGATCTTCGAGGCCGTGCTCCGCGGCAACGTCCGCTTCCCGCCGCGCGCCTTCGCCGGCGTCTCCCCCGAGGCCAAGGACCTGATGCGCCGCATGCTCTGCAAGGACGTCTCCCGCAGGTTCTCCGCCGAACAAGTCCTGA GGCATCCGTGGATCGCGAGCTGCGGAGGGGATGCGGTTGCGGGCTGA